DNA from Candidatus Thermoplasmatota archaeon:
AATATCGTTTACAGCAACAACCTCTATGTTTTTATTTTCTAAAGCAGCTCTTAGAGTAAGTCTTCCTATTCTACCGAACCCGTTTATTCCAACTTTTACCAATTCTAATCACCTAAAATAATATAGGAGTTAAGCAAATTTTAAGTTTTCGTAGCTCTTATATAGAAAAAAATGAAAATCTCAGTTATCATTCCTACGATCAATGAGGAGGATTCTATAGGGCAGGTAATAGATGAGATACCTTTAGATGCCGAAATAATAGTAGTGGATAGCAACTCTAAAGATAGAACTGTAGAAATTGCTAGGAGCAAAGGAGCTAAAGTGCTAAACGAGCCAAGACTTGGCTATGGAAGAGCTTATAAAACAGGTTTTGAAAATGCAACTGGCGAAATAATTGTAGCTCTAGATGGTGATCTAACTTACCCTGCATATAAAATTAAAGATTTTATTGATCTTTTAGAAAAAGAAAATTTAGATTTTATTACTTGCGATAGAATTACAAATCTTGGGAAAGGAGTGATGAGCAGAAAGCATAGATTTGGAAATTTTGTTTTGAATTTATGTACTCGTCTGTTATTCAGGATAAAAATAAAAGATACTCAGTCAGGAATGTGGATTTTCAAAAGAGAAATTCTCCCGAAGTTGAAATTGACAAGTGATGAGATGGCTTTTTCTGAGGAGCTAAAAATAGAAGCTTGGCGTAAGGGCTTTAAGTGCAAAGAAGTACCAATTGAGTATAGAGTAAGAAAAGGAGAGGCAAAAATACTCTCTTGGAAACATGGTATCGGTAATTTAATATTTCTGTTCAAAAAATTTTTCGCTAAATGATAATATTTTCCACACCGTCAATCTCGCGTATTGCTAGAATAGCATTTCCAGGAATTTTTGTATCTGTTATTATATACAATCTACCTCTGCTCCATTGAGGGTCTTCTCCAATTGCTTGTCTTATGTTAACGTTATGCCGCCCGAGCTCGGATGCAATCTTGCCCAACAGTCCTGGTTTTTTTGTATTTGACAGAACTATCTCTAACATATCCCAGCCCATAACAGGAGCTACGTTTTTTAAAGTGCATGTAGGCTCCAACATTTTAAAAATTTCTGCTAGTTTAGTATCTGAAGCAATTGTTTCTATTGTGCTCGACACTGTGCGTCTATCCACGCTCAAAGCTCTTGCTAAAGCAGTACTTGCTATCTCAATATCTTTGCAGTATATTTTACTATTTTTCACACTCAACCCTAAATTTATTAATGCTTTAGCAACTTTTTCCTGAGCAGGATATTTTTTGAAATATTTTTGTACACACTCCCACATAAATATTACTTCTCTATTTTCATTGTACATTAATGTACGGCAATATATGATTTTTGGTACGATTTTTGTATTTCAGCGCGGAGGGAGGGATTACCGGAAGCTTTCCTCTTTTCTTTTTTCTTTCCCTGAAGCCCTTTTCTTTTTAGAAAAAAGAAAAGCCCTTCACGGGAAAA
Protein-coding regions in this window:
- a CDS encoding glycosyltransferase family 2 protein, whose protein sequence is MKISVIIPTINEEDSIGQVIDEIPLDAEIIVVDSNSKDRTVEIARSKGAKVLNEPRLGYGRAYKTGFENATGEIIVALDGDLTYPAYKIKDFIDLLEKENLDFITCDRITNLGKGVMSRKHRFGNFVLNLCTRLLFRIKIKDTQSGMWIFKREILPKLKLTSDEMAFSEELKIEAWRKGFKCKEVPIEYRVRKGEAKILSWKHGIGNLIFLFKKFFAK
- a CDS encoding amino acid-binding ACT domain protein, with amino-acid sequence MWECVQKYFKKYPAQEKVAKALINLGLSVKNSKIYCKDIEIASTALARALSVDRRTVSSTIETIASDTKLAEIFKMLEPTCTLKNVAPVMGWDMLEIVLSNTKKPGLLGKIASELGRHNVNIRQAIGEDPQWSRGRLYIITDTKIPGNAILAIREIDGVENIII